The DNA segment CGTATCGATCGCATCATGACCGATATCGACGCAGCATTTGAACAGGTCGGCCGAACTCTGGGTGTTGCGGCGAATCTGGCCACCGGTGGTCGCGGGGTGAACGCCCGAGATCAAGAGCCGCTTTCCAGCGCCCATCTGCAGCAGTTCGACCGCTTGGTCGATCCGCTGGAAGCCTCCGGTCAGAACCACGATCGCATCAGCCTTCGGATTGGCGGGCGGCTGCAGAGAGGCGACCGAATCGGCGAAATAGAGGAAGCCCGCAGCGGCAATGGCGGCAACCAGGATGAGCACGTAAAATGTCAGGCGCACCAGGCGGCGGCGCAGGCTGACATGCCGCCGCACCAACGTTCCCTTCTGCCGTGTTTCGCCGTTTTCGCTCATTGCCGTTCCACCTGCTCCGCTGGGACCAGGAGTGATTCTGATTCTTCCATAGAAGCAGATTGCGGCAACGGAGGGATGCAGGACAGCGCAATCATGACAATCAGGTCTGATTGCCGTCGATGCGTGCCGGATCGGACCGGATCAGATCGATTTCATAGATCGTGCGCATCACCGTGAAACGGGCCGTCAGCGTCGTCAACAGCGCAATCACGATCATGATGGCGGCAATACCGAGATAGCCGGTATAGCCGATGGAGAAGCTGCCGAACATGGCGGTGGTCTGGTCGCTCTGCGGCGTTGCCAATGATCGCGATTGCCAGAAGCTGGCAATGGCAAAGCAGGCCGCGGCCAGAAGCCCGCCAGCGCCCGAACCCTTCAGGCTGATCTTCAAGAAGTGTTTCTGGAATTCCGAAGCGACGAAGCCAGCCTCCGCCCCGACGAAATGCAGAACCTCTACAATGTGCCGGTTGCCCGAGAGCGTGCCGCGCGTGGCAAAGATCACCGTCAGCACCATGGCGGAAAACACCAGGACGAGCACGCCGGTGCCGATCAGCGCCGTGGTATGGGCCATCGCCACCAGCCGGTCGACCCAGGTGCGGTGATCGTCGAGATAGGCCTGCGGAATGGTTTCCGTCAGCATGACCCGCATGGCGGCGAAATCCGGCGGGTTCTGCTCGTCGATGGTGATGATCACGAGACGCGGCACCGGCAGGTCATCGAGATCAAGGCCGGCTCCAAGCCAGGGCTCCAGAAGGCGCGCGGTCGCCGCCTTGTCAACGATGGTACCGTTGGTGGTGCCGTCAAAGGTGAGAGCGAGATCGCGGGCGTCCGCCAGGGCCTTTTCCATATCGAGCTTTTCGTCCGGCTTGATCTGGATGGTGATCTCGCGGGAAATCTGGCTTTCCCAGCTTTGCGCGGTCGAGCGCACCATGCTGACGGCGCCAAGCGTCAGGCAGGCCAAAAACGCCATGATGGCGATGACGAGCACCAGCGCATTGCCGGAGACATTTCCCGGCGGCACGATCGGCGCGGTCGGACGGACACGCAGCGCCGCCTTGCGCTCCTGCGGCGCAGCCGGGCTGGTGCGATTGTTGACGGGCGCTTCACTCATAGATGTCGAGCCGCCCCTGCGACAGGATCATCCGGCGCGCCTCGACCTGATCCATCAGCGAGAGATCGTGCGTCGCGATGACGACAGCGGTGCCGAGCCGGTTCAACTCAAGGAACAGATTGAGCAGGCGGCGCGCCATCGGTGGATCGACATTGCCCGTCGGCTCGTCGGCCAGCAGGATTTCCGGGCGGTCGATCAGGGCGCGCGCAATCGCCGCGCGCTGCTTTTCGCCGCCTGAAAGCACCGGCGGCAAAACATTGATGCGTTCGCCAAGCCCCACCCAGCCAAGCAGTTCGAGAACGTCGGCCCGGTAAGACGATTCGTCCTTGCCGCGCACCCGCAGCGGCAAGGCGACATTCTCGTAGGTTGTCAGATGATCGAGCAGGCGGAAGTCCTGGAAGACGATGCCGACACGGCGGCGCAGCATCGGGAATTCGTCGCGCGGAATGGTCGAGATATTGCGGTCGAACATGCGGATGAGGCCGCGCGTCGGCTGCAGCGATAAAAACAGCAGCCGCAGAAGCGTGGTTTTTCCCGCACCGGAAGGACCGGTCAGGAACTGGAACGATTTCTTGGGAATGTCGAAGGTCAGGTCGCGGAGGATTTCCGGGCCCATTCCATAGCGCAATCCGACATTTTCAAAATGAATCAACGGGTCAGTCCAGCTTCTCTTCGATCCAGCCTGCCACGTCTTCGCGGCAGGTTGATGGCCCTTGTTGCAGCATATGGCGCAGCATGCCTGTTACAGCGCCAACATGGTTAAACAGTGGTTAACTTTGCGTGAAAACGGGCCGGTCCGGCAGTGCCGTTTTCGAAGCATTAACCATTTAGGTTTACGTCTGGGAAAGGTTTGTTTCAATGCCCGAATCTGGCCTGCCTATACCTTGGGGTATTCGGGGAGAGCCGGTCTGGCTGCGAAGGAGAGACGATGAACGCTTTCCGCTCCAACGGCGCTGCCAGCCGCATGGATTTCCTGCCACCGGAACGCCGGGGGCGGCCTGCTTCCGCACGGGCTGTGCCCAAACGCAGCGATATCGTTGACGCAGAGTTCGAGACCGTCGTGTCGCCCGGGCGGCGCCATGTCTATCCGGTTTTCAACGATAATCGCGCGCGTCCGGCAGCCCGGTCTGGGGCAAGTCCGCGGTCTGTCGCAGCGGTGTTCGGATGGGTGGTCAATCATGTCGAGCGCCTGCTGCAGACGGCATCCCCCAAAGCTTTCGCCG comes from the Pararhizobium qamdonense genome and includes:
- a CDS encoding YdcF family protein; the encoded protein is MSENGETRQKGTLVRRHVSLRRRLVRLTFYVLILVAAIAAAGFLYFADSVASLQPPANPKADAIVVLTGGFQRIDQAVELLQMGAGKRLLISGVHPATTGGQIRRNTQSSADLFKCCVDIGHDAIDTIGNANETANWIRDNGYRSILVVTNNYHMPRSLLELRRANPGIEFIAYPVVNSDLKSTNWLANPMVLKTILLEYLKLTIASVRDALGAHPASGLRTETRDAASSG
- the ftsE gene encoding cell division ATP-binding protein FtsE — translated: MIHFENVGLRYGMGPEILRDLTFDIPKKSFQFLTGPSGAGKTTLLRLLFLSLQPTRGLIRMFDRNISTIPRDEFPMLRRRVGIVFQDFRLLDHLTTYENVALPLRVRGKDESSYRADVLELLGWVGLGERINVLPPVLSGGEKQRAAIARALIDRPEILLADEPTGNVDPPMARRLLNLFLELNRLGTAVVIATHDLSLMDQVEARRMILSQGRLDIYE
- a CDS encoding cell division protein FtsX, yielding MSEAPVNNRTSPAAPQERKAALRVRPTAPIVPPGNVSGNALVLVIAIMAFLACLTLGAVSMVRSTAQSWESQISREITIQIKPDEKLDMEKALADARDLALTFDGTTNGTIVDKAATARLLEPWLGAGLDLDDLPVPRLVIITIDEQNPPDFAAMRVMLTETIPQAYLDDHRTWVDRLVAMAHTTALIGTGVLVLVFSAMVLTVIFATRGTLSGNRHIVEVLHFVGAEAGFVASEFQKHFLKISLKGSGAGGLLAAACFAIASFWQSRSLATPQSDQTTAMFGSFSIGYTGYLGIAAIMIVIALLTTLTARFTVMRTIYEIDLIRSDPARIDGNQT